The Halomicronema hongdechloris C2206 genome includes a window with the following:
- a CDS encoding caspase family protein, producing MKRRQLLQSAGGLLAALGLHEANLLRQAQDYRQALAQPAGRKLALLVGINAYGSQPLQGCLTDVALQRALLIHRFGFHPDDVLTLSDRAATRDGILAAFETHLIQKAKPEDVVLFHFSGHGSRLQDPTPIDGRSFNSALVPIDSSLGGSGQPPATVSDIMGKTLFLLMSALQTEQVTVVLDSCYSGGGKRGTTVVRSAVRGGQRQLPRPSQAELAYQDSWRERLGWSRAELQQRRQAGVAKGVVITAAGPGQVALDADFGEVRAGAFTYLLTQYLWQQGDQEPLEQALATVGRSTQQYAQDVSTRLQTPEFEANLPAGQSVPMYFLPPTAPAAEAVITGRSDPEVTIWFGGVDPRSLVAFGENTVLDVLDSQGNTQGEVLVRSRQGLEGTGRWLGSGRSGPTGIFLQEVIRGIPQNLELRIGLDPSLDGMAAVQEVLAALPRIEPRPVSLGGVDYILAPLTADIAAPASQPGARTGALGLFSPGLDPLPGSFGVPGESPANAVRRLRTKLQQLLAVRLLKVMLNPSSSRLQVTATMHPVAGGLDVAANRLTVRGGRSAGNSPTEVAATTAAGRVQLPVDTEIQFEVTNQEPRHLFISLVVIAPDGELILIYPNNWAAPEDAARIPAATTLQIPQLGRDRFSLVLRPPTGVVETLVIASAVPLREALRVMGQLGTERGLRGGEPLVGDSGMVTLVDSLLSDFNQSATRGYRGLGIEPLPDIQGIDSRDVAALSIVFEVIA from the coding sequence ATGAAACGGCGTCAGTTACTGCAGTCAGCAGGGGGCTTATTGGCAGCCCTAGGGCTGCACGAAGCCAACCTATTGCGGCAGGCCCAGGACTACCGGCAGGCCCTGGCCCAACCGGCGGGCCGTAAACTCGCATTGCTAGTGGGTATCAATGCCTATGGCAGCCAACCCCTGCAGGGCTGTCTCACCGATGTCGCCCTACAACGGGCATTGCTGATCCATCGCTTTGGCTTTCATCCAGATGATGTCCTCACCCTGAGCGACAGGGCGGCTACCCGAGACGGCATTCTAGCTGCCTTTGAGACCCACTTGATTCAGAAGGCTAAACCAGAGGATGTGGTCTTGTTTCACTTCTCGGGCCATGGCTCCCGCCTGCAGGACCCGACTCCTATCGACGGCCGTTCCTTCAACAGTGCCTTAGTGCCCATTGACAGCTCCTTGGGGGGATCTGGTCAACCGCCTGCTACCGTCTCCGACATCATGGGCAAGACCTTGTTCTTACTGATGAGTGCCCTCCAGACCGAGCAGGTGACGGTGGTGCTCGACAGTTGTTACTCTGGCGGCGGCAAACGGGGCACCACGGTGGTGCGGTCGGCCGTCCGGGGAGGGCAACGGCAATTGCCCCGTCCCAGCCAGGCTGAGTTGGCCTATCAAGACTCCTGGCGGGAGCGGCTGGGCTGGTCTCGAGCGGAGTTGCAGCAACGACGGCAGGCCGGTGTGGCTAAGGGAGTGGTGATCACGGCAGCGGGCCCCGGTCAAGTGGCCCTCGATGCCGACTTCGGTGAAGTTAGGGCCGGAGCCTTCACCTATCTTCTGACCCAATATTTGTGGCAACAGGGCGATCAAGAGCCCCTAGAGCAGGCCCTAGCCACCGTCGGTCGCAGCACCCAGCAGTATGCCCAGGATGTCTCTACGCGGTTGCAGACTCCTGAATTTGAAGCCAATCTGCCGGCTGGACAGTCGGTGCCCATGTATTTCTTGCCGCCTACGGCCCCCGCGGCTGAAGCCGTGATCACGGGGCGGTCGGACCCCGAGGTCACTATCTGGTTTGGGGGCGTCGATCCGCGTAGTCTGGTGGCCTTTGGCGAGAATACGGTGCTGGATGTACTGGATAGTCAGGGCAATACCCAAGGGGAAGTCCTGGTGCGATCGCGTCAGGGATTGGAGGGCACCGGTCGCTGGCTAGGTTCCGGTCGCAGTGGCCCCACGGGAATTTTCTTGCAGGAGGTGATTCGCGGCATCCCCCAGAATCTGGAGTTGCGCATCGGCCTGGATCCATCTCTCGATGGCATGGCTGCGGTTCAGGAAGTCTTGGCGGCCTTGCCTAGGATTGAACCGCGACCGGTGTCACTGGGCGGGGTGGACTATATCTTAGCTCCCCTAACGGCTGATATCGCTGCCCCAGCCTCCCAACCTGGTGCCAGGACAGGAGCCTTAGGGCTGTTCTCGCCAGGGCTGGATCCCCTGCCGGGCTCCTTCGGTGTGCCTGGAGAGTCTCCGGCTAATGCCGTGCGACGACTCCGGACTAAGTTGCAACAGTTACTGGCCGTCCGCCTCTTGAAGGTGATGCTCAACCCCAGTTCCTCCCGTTTGCAGGTCACGGCGACCATGCATCCGGTTGCAGGAGGGTTAGATGTGGCTGCCAATCGCCTGACGGTGCGGGGGGGGCGTAGCGCTGGAAATTCGCCGACGGAGGTGGCCGCGACTACCGCGGCTGGTCGCGTGCAGCTACCGGTGGATACTGAAATTCAGTTCGAAGTCACCAACCAAGAGCCGCGGCATCTCTTCATCAGCCTGGTGGTGATTGCCCCTGACGGCGAGTTGATTCTGATTTATCCCAATAACTGGGCGGCCCCGGAGGATGCTGCTCGAATTCCCGCCGCCACGACCCTGCAGATTCCGCAGCTTGGCCGCGATCGTTTTAGCTTAGTACTGCGCCCGCCGACGGGGGTGGTGGAAACCCTGGTGATTGCCAGTGCGGTGCCCTTGCGTGAGGCCCTGCGGGTGATGGGGCAATTGGGAACAGAACGCGGCCTACGGGGGGGCGAGCCCCTAGTGGGGGACAGCGGTATGGTGACTCTGGTAGACAGCCTTCTGAGTGACTTTAACCAGTCTGCCACTCGGGGGTATCGCGGCTTAGGCATAGAACCCCTCCCTGATATCCAGGGGATTGATAGCCGCGATGTGGCCGCCCTGTCTATTGTCTTTGAGGTGATTGCCTGA
- a CDS encoding tetratricopeptide repeat protein gives MMSPQISLMVLTQPSLEVMIALVHGTLAQAHPDLGTISDDLFQQGWQYFDQGAVAEALATFQQLLCQRQRQGDMQGVAIALNCLDFVWQDWHAQPRLAVPGQSDPASPKQLDDRRLHLITRGSLHRQAGEWPQALECYQSALSLYTADNEMEGVGLCLNNLGVTYLQMEQWEQAISLGQASVSVLAETPDQVNYATALHNLGVAYYRCGDSKQALPWLEQALFLRNGICDRSGEVTTLSYMGQAYCQLQQHWYALACFEAALDLCQQQGDTAAAATILGHLAMLCHRTGHTGLALQYSYQALSQFRDLEDYKSTGRLLSHLGVLYESRGHYSLALHYYQQALTTLRNLGDDNGEQTLLQQIDGLYQRLHWLDFALEQAA, from the coding sequence ATGATGAGCCCCCAAATATCCTTAATGGTTCTCACTCAACCCTCTTTGGAGGTGATGATCGCTCTGGTACATGGAACCTTGGCCCAGGCCCACCCTGATCTGGGGACGATCAGCGATGATCTCTTCCAGCAGGGCTGGCAATACTTTGATCAGGGGGCTGTGGCAGAGGCCTTGGCCACCTTCCAACAGTTACTCTGTCAGCGGCAACGCCAGGGAGACATGCAGGGGGTTGCCATTGCCCTCAACTGCCTCGACTTCGTTTGGCAAGACTGGCATGCTCAGCCGCGGCTGGCCGTACCTGGACAATCAGACCCAGCCAGTCCTAAGCAGTTGGACGATCGGCGGTTACACCTGATCACCCGGGGGTCTTTACATCGTCAGGCGGGAGAGTGGCCCCAGGCTCTGGAGTGCTATCAATCGGCCCTCAGTCTGTATACCGCCGACAACGAAATGGAGGGAGTAGGCCTCTGTCTAAATAATCTCGGGGTCACCTATCTGCAGATGGAACAATGGGAACAGGCGATTTCTCTAGGACAAGCCAGTGTCAGTGTGTTGGCAGAAACCCCCGATCAGGTCAACTATGCCACGGCTCTCCACAACCTGGGCGTCGCTTACTATCGCTGCGGCGATAGTAAGCAGGCTCTGCCCTGGCTAGAACAGGCCCTCTTTCTGCGGAATGGAATATGCGATCGCAGCGGTGAGGTTACCACCCTCAGCTACATGGGCCAAGCCTATTGTCAACTGCAACAGCATTGGTATGCCCTGGCCTGTTTTGAGGCCGCCTTAGACCTTTGCCAACAACAGGGTGACACGGCGGCGGCAGCCACGATTCTAGGTCACCTGGCCATGCTCTGCCACCGCACTGGCCATACTGGGTTGGCGCTGCAATACAGCTATCAGGCCCTATCCCAATTCCGAGATCTGGAAGACTACAAAAGCACCGGACGACTCCTAAGCCATCTCGGCGTCCTCTATGAAAGCCGAGGCCACTACAGTTTGGCCCTACACTACTATCAGCAAGCCCTAACTACCCTACGCAACTTGGGTGATGACAACGGCGAGCAAACCCTACTGCAACAAATCGACGGCCTTTATCAGCGCCTGCACTGGCTGGATTTCGCCCTAGAACAAGCAGCCTAG